ttataattattattattattattattattattattattattattatttttgctatTATGGCAGTAAAAACTTCTGGATGCCTAGATATCCTATACAATGATTGGGCGGCAGTGCGTAGGCAATCAATGCGACGACCAAAGTCCTTACAATTAAAACCCTAGTTCCTAATAAGAAAGATCCTAGTAATTAAGTGCGAAACTGTTTGCTATCCATAAAATCCTCAATCTAAATAATAAAACGTCTGTTAATCACAGAggaaacacttaaaaaaaaataataaaacgcCTAATGTCCATTATTTCAAAAGCTTAAAGCGCCTCGCAATATTAAGTGAGCTTGTGATGACGGACTTCTGTATCTGCAGAGCTATTGTGTCGCTTTTATCTCCCACTAGTTCTTTAAGAGCTTTTCTGACATCTCTTGAGTACCCTCCGAGTACATCCACGATAATATTGAACTGCGTCACACGATAGTCAGGATATCTCTGCTGGAGCTCCCAACGTAATGACCCATACTTTGTTGTCTTCTCGGCATCTTTCTCCTCCCTGTTTTCAACCCAAGGGCAGCTCATCTCTATCACCGATACTTTCTTATTCTCCTTGTCCACGATGGTAGCGTCGATCCTATTTGCCTTTACGTGCGTGTTATCTGCATACAAGGGAATGTCCCAATATGCTATCGCCCTCTCATTTTCATACATAGGCTAAGGTTGGATCTTCGAAAACCAAGGAACCTCTGATGTAACTAGGTCCAGCGCCCTGAtcacttgaaaaaataaaatcttaaGAGCGTTGTTGTGCCTTGCCAAATACAACGTCTGGGCTACTGCCCCACAACCTGCTAGGATATGTGGGACACTCTCTGTTGCCTTTCCACACATTCGACACCTTTCCTCTCCGCTGCCACTTGTCCCCACCTTTCTATGATAAAAAACCTTTGTTGGAAGTAGCTGTTGGTAAAGGTCTTGTATACCAACAACCACATGCGTGGGTGCCGCTTTCCAACAACTAAGCCAAGCAAAGCAATCTCCTTGTTCTAAGTGCACGTCCTCCCATCTGTTACAGATCATCTTCCCCTGCCACTTTTCTTCCTTCACTTTAGCTCGGACTTCTTCCTGACGCGCCTTAGCTATGCACCCCTTAACCTTCTTCCCATTTACTTCTTTACCGTCGTCGGTGACGCACATTGGTTCCgggtactctagtttgaggtGAAGTCCCAACTCCTCCGCATACCTTCTTGCATCCTTGATAGCTGAGTGCCGCCCTCTTCTCACTGACTTCTCTTCAAACAATCTCACTGCCTCCATAGATGGGTCGGGGTTATAGTAGAGCTTCATAGCCGCCTTGATCTTGATCTCCTTGTATATTGTCTCTACCGATCTTAATCCTCTCCCCCCACACTTCCTACTCATATATAGTATAGCTGTTGATCCTTGGGGGTGTGTTACTCCAAATTCTACTATTATCTTTCTTGCCTCTCTGTCTACTTGTTGAAGCTGCGCCAGTGGCCAGGTCTGCGTCCACATTAAATACGATAACACAGGTAGCGCATATTGGTTAGTTGCAACTACCCTAGAGTGGTCTGAAAGTGGACTGGACCAAATAATCGCCAATCGGCGCAAGTACTCCTTCGACGCATTTTCAAGAACCAACTTATCTTCCTGCTTAGAGTTCTCTAATACACCCAGGAACTTGTAAGTACTTTCTTCTCCAAGGCTCTTGATCGACTTCAGCTCATCAATCTCCATATTCTCCGTTTGCTTTACACACCCTCTCTTCACATGCACTACcgcacattttttttcattccatcTCAATCCAGTCCATTCCTCCCTTTACAGTTCTCATGACTCTTTCTAAGTTGTTCTCTGATGACGCATAAATCTTCAAATCGACAATGTACAGCAAGTGTGTAACCTTACAAACGATTGGTTTTGATAGCTTATAGCCGCTTGTGGCTCTCAACTTCCAAGCAATAGGGTTGAggcacaatgaaaacaaagttggACAAAGGGAATCACCCTGTGGCAGactttttttgaaatgaaTGATCTCTGAACTCTCGCAGCCCTGCTTCGTTTCCGAAGCTTCGtttccttattattattattattattattattattattatctgcCAGTCTTCTCAATATTGCAGCCGCCATTCCTAAATTTTCGAGCCTTGCGAGCCCTCAGTCAACTACATCAGTGGTTACCGTTACCAAGGATACGAAATTGAAGGTCGAGTCATTCATGCGTGAAGTTCATTTCAAAAGTTGCAAGTTGAATAGatcatattcgtattctcagtattgcactggaactagcttgcaatggaggctaatgcggggaaatcttttcaaatgcaaatactTTTTAACACATTCCCGCGCATTAGCCTCCactgcaagctagttccagtccaatactgagaaatcgaatatggtctatttgAAACTTGAAAGTCGAATGTGAAATACAGAATTTTCCACTTCAatgtcaaattcaaaacttaGATCTCAAATTCAGAACTTGGatgtcaaattcaaaacttcGATGTCAAATTAAAAACTTCAATGTTGGATATAAAACTTCGATGTCGAATATGAAAAGCAAGACTCAAATTTGAAGCTTGGATGTCAAATTCCGATGTTGAATTTTGGCGGAGATATGACGCCATAAATATAGAACACACTGGTTCGGAACTAAATATATGAGAAAACTCAAAGCAAGAGTACGCAACACAATGGTcagagaaatggaaaaaatgtgttttcacTCATTATCCTAAATATCCTCGTGAACGATATCGCGTCATGAAAGCTTGTCTAATGACATCACTCATCAAAATGTGCTTTCATTGATTCTTGAAGTCACGGCCTGACTTCGGTCTCGCCAATTTCTGCCTGCAGTTGGCCTCCGCTATCCAGTGCGCTAGTAGCCTggggccggttgctcgaaCTCTTGTTAGCGCTAACGGTTGGTTAACAGGTATCGAAACCTATaagtttccatggtatttaaccccttaactgccgcatgagcgctcagggcacttatagatttcactctgtctaacgccagacgattttactcgtcaaaggggaaccccttggacgggaaagggttaacgctggttagcgctaaccgagCAACCTGGGCCTGGTAGCTTTTTTCCCTTCGACCGTTTATCGGTCGTTGGGCTTGTCCACCGTCCTCCAGGAGCTGCAACATGAACAGTCCGTTCCAAAGGAGCAGTTGTCCGCCGTCCAATTTTTGCGTAATGGCCCTGCTGGCCTTACCTTCAAGGAGGCCGTCCAATGTACCACCGTGCTGGAAAGGGGGATTTCCTTTCGAGGGAACTCCTCCGCCTCGTTGGAGCCGACTCTGGTCATCGCCTGGTTTACCTGCACGATTGTCCGGTGGAGGTTCCCGATTCCACAGTGAAGAATTTTTTCTCATCGTACGGGGAGGTTCACACCATCTCTTGATCAGAGCcattctcgtcaccagagcctTGGATCATCTGGGAAACTCTATCTATGTAGGAGATGCGCCTTAGGGTTCTTCAGGCCAAAACTTGGCTATTTGATCCTCCTCGTGATCGTTCTTCACGAAAACCAACGAGAAGACACTTTGTTTCAGGGTTgcccagagctcttctctcccTCAGTCAAGAGAAGAGATCTGGGGTCGAGACTGGGTCAGAGCACCCTCACTTCCCAGGCCTGCGCGATAGGAATCGTTAGTTGAGGATCACGATCACTAAGGCTATTCCTGGTGAAGTGCGAATCGCTGGCTTTGACTGTCACGTATGGTACCGTTGTCCACCACCATACTGCATGATCTGTCGCAAGATGGGTCATCGCAGCCGTGCCTGTCCGCTGGATGGTCGCTGTTGCCGCTACCAGTTGCCTGGCCACTTCGCTCGTGACTGTCGGAACGCCTGGGGTTCGTCTAACCCAACGGCTCCCGGAGTTCTTCCGTCCACCTCTCGTCCAGGGAGTGGAGCCTGTTCTCAACCTCCTAACACCGGTCCTCCCGGTGCAGACCTGGAGAACGCAGCGCCCGTTGGTGAGCCCTCTTCGGAGGCCGCCCCGGGTGTTGATGGCCCTGTGAACGAGAAGATCGTTGTTGAGGTGGGTGCTTCGGTTCCTGCCTCTGCTTCCCCTCGCCGCAGACGTCGTAAACGTGCTGCTCCGCCTTCGGCCGGGGCCGGTAAGGGGGTAACCACTGTATCCCCGTCTGTTGTTTCATTTCCCCCTGGGGTGACAGAGGTTGTAGATGGGGCTGAGTCTCTTCGGAGGCATCCCCTCCCGCCAGATTTTTCCCTAGTGTTCCCGTTTCTGTCTCCTCCGTCCCTTccttttctgtttattttggtCAACCCCCTTCCTTGGCGCCCTTGCGCCCTGGCCGTTTTGCCAAGGAGGTTGTCATTAGGTCCAACGACAGTGGTAGTATGGACTTTGGCCGCCTCACGGGTGCCGTCTTTGAAGATCGCACCACTTTCGAGGGTTCACGTCTTCAGGTCAAGCGTTCTGGCTCGTACCCCGGCGACAGTGATGAAAAAGATGACACCTTTTTGGCGTGCCCCCTTCTTCATGGTACCCGTGGTGATCCTCTCCGTGCTGGCGTTCCACCTAGCTCGTTTCCAACTAGGCAATTTTCGAGGACTCCTTTCTTCCAGGGTCGCCTTTATTGGTCGTACTCTGGGATTAGGTCTGTGTGTTGTgtcttttttgtgtttgtctggCTGCACCCTCCGTTTAGGCGTACCCTCACCCTCATACGGTGTGGGATTAGATGTTATGTCCAGGAGCCATTGCACTTACCCTACTGGGAGGGAGGGGGCATCCTGTTCGcctaaaacataaaaaaaacacttgcGCTTCGGCTCTATTAAGGCTGCCGCCTCGTCCGCTTCACGTCTTCGCTTGGCTGACTCGTTGGCaattattaataacaataatatcattaaGTGAAGCTATTATCCTAGCAGTTATGAATAcacttttttgaaaatgcgtagagaagcctgaaaaattgcaatctcgttcccagagtcaTCGTTCCCTTGGTCAGCGGTCGGGAAAGAGAGACTCTGGTCGAATCCAAAAAAAGGCCAtatttgatttgcttttctcaaactcattattaATTCATaagccaaaaacaaaaaaaaatcactacCGTGAAGGAAGTTTGGATATGTGGTCTTAATTAgcataaaatttcgccaactTTGATCCCAAATATCTCTTAAAATACCGATTCCTTTGAGAAGcaatatcaaacactcgaaagattgtttcatcagatatcaaaCCACCTCGAAATCGGTTAAAAAactcggccttcggcctcatttTTCAACTCGCTTCTCGGTGTTTGGATATCCGATGAAACACTCCTTctcgtgtttgatatattacttgAAAAACGCTTTTATTTCCtgccattttcatttttcaaattctaaaCTCAAAAATCGTGATTTCTTTTGGATTTTCGTCTATAAGAAGTTGAAGATGATCTAGAAATAAATCGTTTTACAACTTGCCAGTTCCGTAAGGTCTTTTTTTGGAAATACAGCAATTGTCACTTGCGTGAACCAGATACTGAAATGTGTTTTGATTGATAAAATGCATCTCATTAGTTCATTATTTTCCGCAGTTTAAATGTCTCGAGTGTATCAGGAGATGTATTTATACTCATGTGTACTATCTGGCGAGTGAAAAGTAAGCGCTTCCATGGCAATGTGACCTCCagtgtttttgttgatttctAACCGTCTTCCCTCACGCACGCGCAGTTATTCAACCGGAACCAGAGTTTTCTGGTTCCGGTTTTGGATTATCCAGAGTCTCCTGCGCCCGTTCCTGAGGCTGTTGGAACGAGATtggaaaaattcaggacttcaacggggtttgaacccgtgacctcgcgataccggtatGACGCTCAAACCAACTGaactatgaagccactgacgttgggagctggtcatttgtgagttctaatgttCAATGAAttaatcaaccaatcaatccGCGCTGAATTCCTAGacttttcaggcttctctacgcaattgcaaaaattgcgttcataactgcgagaaTCATAGCTCCAATTGTACAGTTTTTcatatccgcagttcaatatatgggATTGATCCATTTCAGATATCATTTCATtcgttaataatattattaacccATTGACACCTCAAATACCCTAGGACGCCCCCAGTTGACAAGTAAAACGTTTAATGATaattcttgatatcatttttgGAGTTATCCACCGCATAGTGATAACTCGCAGAGCTACCCACCCCCTCTGCTTTAACAACGGGGACCAGCAGGAGTACCTCCAATACTCTTTGTCTGGAATATCGCAGCATCAGTATCATCCAGTATTCGATTTTAACCCAAGCACTGGAATCTAGTCTGAGCTAAACATGACTGGCAGTGATTAAGAAGGTCAGTCTTTGGTAAAAAGAAGTGACTTTCCTTTACAGGGAGACAGATTATTCTTGATGACTGGAAAACTAGCCACCCCAACCACATGTGCTATACTCTTTAATAATTACCACAGCTCTCACAATCATCTTTCTATTTGCTGTGGCCACACTAGTTTAACATATTGCAACAATGAACAGACACCTCAGCTCTTACATTCACATGATCACTGTTGTTTACCGGTAatatcaatatatgaaacgactttaatttttctgcaaaCATTTCAGCTGAATTTTCTAAACATCgttcaaattaaatcaaaacaaCAGTACAAAGATCTATGCAAACTTTTTATTTCATGCCTCAATATACACTATTTACATTCTTGACTCCATTACTTGACATCTGCAACAAGATAAAAGGAAAATCTAGAAAGAGTATTTAGTGGAATTTTAAACAGAAGATGAACTTAAAACCTAAAATCTGAATAGGCAGCTccctaaaaaataattatagacAGTTGTTTGAGCTACAGTACATGTGTTTTGCACaataatttgaacaaaaatgttaacaaGACCTTACCTTGGATCAAAAAATCACTTTTGAAGGATAAACTGCTCTGTAAACTCATTTTGTTCACTTTCAACCTTTTGCAATGCTTCATGCTGAACACGGAATCTGAAAAAGATGTACCAATGGGAAATGTTAGTTACCTGTCGCTGCCATCGTCTTCAtcattcatcatcatcatcatcatcattatcattgctgttgttttcatcatcatcacaatcttggacaaaatctattgaaaaaacaccacacaaagacaaaaatactATAGATGCAATCTGTATGCTTGATAACTAATTAACaccatttttcaaatgaccaGCCTAAAATTGCAAGGCAGCGCTTCAGAACTCCTATTTAAGTTTGGATGGAAGACTCAGAGAGTTAGCTTGCATGTGATCACGTGAAAACTGGTCCTCAGGGTTTTGTGCACCAAGGAATGCTATTGTATAATTACAGTCAGACTAGTTCGATTTTGAATAACAACAGATTATCTGCAAAATTTTCTAACACTCACTTGTAACTAAATATGGATTAACCAATAATTTATACAATCTTCGAATTATCAATACTTATTagaactttgtttttcaaagaactaCTGGGGATCAAGTTTCGCTTTGGTTAACAGCCAAACTCACCTATAAATAATGAGAGCTGCTACAAATGGGTCATATCAGAACAATGAATTTTTAGCAGCACTGGAATAAAAGTTATTGAAGGACTAAAGGAAGCTTAGCAAAGTCCCCTGAGAGCACATGTGCTTGAGACGGGTAATGAATGTTACACCGTTTAATAGTGTCTGTCTGATTGTTGAAATGTTAGTTGTGATTGaaattgacaatgaatgctaAATGAATGCTTTTGGAACCTATGAAAACAAGATGACAGGTACTGTTTGCCAATGCTCAGGATGGTAGTGTCATTGCTACGTGAAAGTATTTTTGATTGATTAGCTGTAGTTGTCAGTAAGTGCCAACAAGTAAAATTGAATAAccaaatgaaaagatgagtaCAAAAGAATTATTCCCTCTAACCTTTCGGCAATTTTTGGGTTTTATACGATgaacaaaaattatattttgaataaaggaaaggaaaggaattgAAATTGTACTCTTGTCATCCTCATGCATAATTTTTCTGAAACTCCAAACTGCCTTTGTGGACAAATAAACCAAGTAATGTGATTGATCGGATTACcgaaaaaacaattaattttcagGTTGTTGTTTAAATTACCAAACATGAAAGAGATAACTTTGGCTTTTCAACAAGAATTTTAACGCTGCAGGAGAACCCAGAACCATAAAGGTAGACAAAACTCTAGATTTATGATTCATTTATTCCCTTTTGTGTTCGATACTGTGTATTTCAGAGATTTGATTGAAAATCGAGCCTGCATTTCAGGCTGTCCAGCAGTAACCAGACGCATGCATTGCGGAGCTATCCTACTACTGCGGACATACAGTAGACGAGACCTTGTGATAGAGTAAGCAGGCACCCCTATAATATAGTCCGGCTTTTGATCTTTGATCTTGAACAAAGGCTGTATCCAGCGTAGACAGGTGCTAGTACCCGGGTCCAGGCTTCTAATAAAACCCATGCATAGTGCATTACGGGCTAGAGCCAGTAAGCACAAGGGTCATTCCATatgagaacaaagaaaaagacaatttttaaaataagctATTTTAGGATTTTAAGTGCAGAGCCAGTAAGcacaacatgaaaaaaaatggaaatcaaGGTGCCATACATGTACCTGAACAATGTgatcattgttcattttagtaCTTAGCGCGCGCTCGATGCATGACGTGGCATGTGAATTTGCGTGCGCTGTAAGGATGCGCAGTAGCAATGGGCGCGAAAGTCCTTAACAAGCAGCTTATTCAAAGCTGCCAAAGAGAGAtgcaagaaatatttttttgcaattgacATAGACATATTCCCACCAATACCCAGTTTCAAAATAACCTTTCaagttgtgttttcttttcagcaATCAATGCTCgtaactgttgttgttgtgcttCTATTTGTTTAGCAATTGACTTCAACAGATTCCTAGAACCAATGGCCTAAAAAAGTAGACAAGACATCAGTAATCTGTGATGTGCCTTCTAACTGTCCAACTGTTTCATTAGAACATCACTTGGTGCAGTGGTGAGCGCACTTGCCTTCTAACATTACAATGCCACCGCTGGATTATTAGACTTGGCATCAAGTGTATGTTGAGTTAATTGGCTCTCTAGCTAACCTAATGCAAGAGTTCTTTTTAGTACTCCAGGTTTACCCATCTCATCGAAAACCAACACAGATGTGATCCACTTTACTTTGAGTTGATCTGAAGTCTCCCCCGTTAGTAGCCCCTTGTGCTCTCCTGCCTAAGCTTAAGAATTATATCACATAGTACAtgtagataaaatatgagcaTGAGACCTTTATGGACATTTAAAATGGCGAGCTGTTTCAAAGCCCATAAAGGTTGGATGCAAATAGATTGTGTCTGTCGCGTTAATCAAGAGGGCCTGGAGCTGTCCCATAGGAGTTTAGAAATATTCAGCATTGAATTTAGCAAAATTCAGAATTTGTTGGAGTGGCCAGTCTCAAATGCAAAGATGTTCAAAATCTGACCATTTTACTAATTAAAAGCACATGTGCCCAAATATGCTAAACATTTAGTTGAGCAAGCTCTTTTGTGAAGTTCAtttcccaccctggtcagagttttttaCTCTCactgtgtgggcccatttccacTAGTAGGGCTAACACTCACATGGTTTATTTGGCTAGAACCTAGCTCTTCACATCACCCTCTAATAGTGACGTCTGTGGAAACATAAGTGCTACATAGCCaatgtttgcaaaaaaataaccCTTCCTTGCATCTGTGAAGTAGCCAAGCAAAATGGAGAGCCTTCTCTGCCCAATTTGCTTTATTTGTTACATTGTGCGATTAACTGTCATTTGCGTGAGACAGGAGGAGAGGATGCATTAAACATTCTCAACAAAGCTGACAAGGGAAAgtaaattgttgttgtaattGAAATGTCATACTTGTGATCGAGTATTTAAACTTTGTACTAATTTACAGGTCTCGTCTTCATTAAAGTTAAGCATAGTTACTGATTAGGCGAGTCAGAGATCTTTATAAAAGTTAATCCTATTGATAACTCAACTaattaaaaattcatcaaCCCAAGCCTTTCCCTGCTACCTATTCAATCCCTCCCCGTGCTTTGAGACAGTTGAACTTTATTGGGATTTACACACCTCTACATGCGACCTGAATAGTAAGTTTCTGTTGGCTGTCAccctcatgaattattaatgtctTTTACAAGATAAAAACTATGTAGGCAAGGTGCACAAGAGCCAAGAGGGTTCAAACAGCAAGAGCTTCTACCACTCTACCGAAGCATAAAACAACTGAGAACACAGCAACAGAACCAGACCATGCAGGTTGGGAGTCTGGCACACTTTAAAATACCATTTCACCACCTGACTAATCTACAATGGAATACTTTAGCACCCTTGGACCTTATTGGAGTTGATCCTACaggcatattttttttggtttaaaaataCATGCAAAAGAGGCTTAAGGGTCAATTCAACTGATAACTCTGATAAGGGCGAttccttgaaaattttcaCACTTTATACAAAATggataatttattttacttacGTACTGTAaacttcataataataatttgcatGGAGCAGTCAAACCTTTTTCGCAAATCTTATATCATAGTAACTACAACATTACTCAAAAGATGTGCTAAAATACAGTTGCAGAAGGAGTAAGATCTTAGTAATTATTACACATCTAACCACGCGGTCACATTTGCACTGAAGACTATCCTCAAGTATGCTTGCTTGTGATGTCAGTCAAGCAATCAGTAGTGAGGGCTAGAGTTTTAAGAAAGCACGATGTGGTCACATTGCACTTCCGTTCGAGTCGCGCGTTCATTGAAAATGGATGAACTGTTTCCCCAACAAGGTCCAATCGTTTCTGCTGATGAGGAAAGCAAACCTCTTTCGTCTAACCGTCCAACTGTTCCTGGAACAGTTGCCTGAGCAGGattgcaagaaatgttttgagcAAAACCTTCGACAAATTTCCAGCGAGACATAGAAGGTGGCGCAATTAATCGGTGGTGGATACTTTAAGAATTGGTAGCTTGCTTTGCTTGTACGGAATGGGCGATGACCTGGAAGCATCATAAGGTGAAGGCGTCCTCAACATATTCGAGTACAAATGATTCACAGGAACACCTTAAATCAAAACTTCATTACGAAAGATCAAGCTGTCAAATAAGAACCCTTTTCCTTATTGGTCAGCTTTCGTGAATTGTTTACCTAGCACAGTTCAAGAGCACTGCAGTGCTCTCTTGAGCTGAGCTGCGGATCCTGTGAAGTTTTCAGCAAATATGCATCTTTTTTAAGCAAGCAAGCAACGCCATGCGTGGTCGATCACACCTGTGATGAGCTAGGAATGTGCAAGGTAACCAAATATTGGCCAAGCAAGCAAGGTTCTAGCGAGAATGTGACCGCGGGGTAGGTAGCTAGCTGGTGAGCTTATTCTAGAAGGATCTTAAGGTATTACaagaacaaattaaaatacaatagCAATTATCAAAACCTATACTTCagtaaataatgaaaataaatgagTGCCCAAAATATGTACATGCAAATAACACATAAACTAAACAAGAGGAATGTATCACCTGATATGATGAGACAGTACTAACCGAACAAGGCCGACAGTGAGGTGCACATGCTACCCCTGGTAGTAAAATGTTCCAAACTCAAACAGTTCTTATAAAGATCACAAGACAATTGGAGGAAAATGTTAAAACTAACCAACTGTGCCAAAAATGAGCCAATGCATAAAAATACATCAGCAGGTAATGGTTAGCGACAAAATTAGTTGAGACACTTTGTTAACAGAGGACACTAGTAAGGacacttttattgttttcaaagaaaaatagtcGAAAAAGTACTTTTGCGAGAATCCCTTCCCCTCCCCCCTAATCAATGTTTTACCGGGGAGTGAGGGGGGTGGGGGATGTTCGAACCGAGCTTGAAATAACCCCTAAAAGATAAGAGTGTCTCAACAATTTTGACGCCGATTGCGTCCTGTCTGTTGGAGAAATCGTGCTTTATACCCTTCATGCGGGCAGCTAAAGTCCATACTGTCCATCAATATGACCTTAtcagtgaaatattttttatagctctaaaaaaatggcagattgtttatttttctagTTTTCTTGCGTAAAAAGTGCGTTGTCCTCCGCGAAACGAAAGAAATGCGCTAGTGTTGCTACGTAAGTGCAAAGCACGTGTTCACTTCTACAATATTGACGCTATTTGTGAGAACCGTGAAGCATGGATTTGCTGAGGGATTATGTCTCAGACTCCAATTCATCTGATGAAGCGGAGTATGTTGGTCAACACGATGCCCTTGAAACAACTAACGCCAAGGAAGAAATCAATGTGCGAAGTGTTCGTAAGGTCTATCTTATCACTTATAGTCAGGCTGATGTTGAGCGGTTTCCGACGCGCGACTCGTTTGTACAAGCGGTCTTATATGCCTTTCATATACACCAGCTAATATCATTCAGTGGTGTTGTTGTATGGAAGAACATTCTAAGTCAagtgcttttcattttcatatgGCTATAAAGCTTGATAAGAATCAGCGATGGCTTGGAATTAAGAGGTTTCTATTAGAGCGATGCGGCATTTCTGTTCATTTCTCCGCAATTCACAGGAATTATTTTAGTGCTTGGCAGTATGAAACTAAAGAA
This sequence is a window from Acropora palmata chromosome 9, jaAcrPala1.3, whole genome shotgun sequence. Protein-coding genes within it:
- the LOC141891557 gene encoding uncharacterized protein LOC141891557, giving the protein MEIDELKSIKSLGEESTYKFLGVLENSKQEDKLVLENASKEYLRRLAIIWSSPLSDHSRVVATNQYALPVLSYLMWTQTWPLAQLQQVDREARKIIVEFGVTHPQGSTAILYMSRKCGGRGLRSVETIYKEIKIKAAMKLYYNPDPSMEAVRLFEEKSVRRGRHSAIKDARRYAEELGLHLKLEYPEPMCVTDDGKEVNGKKVKGCIAKARQEEVRAKVKEEKWQGKMICNRWEDVHLEQGDCFAWLSCWKAAPTHVVVGIQDLYQQLLPTKVFYHRKVGTSGSGEERCRMCGKATESVPHILAGCGAVAQTLYLARHNNALKILFFQVIRALDLVTSEVPWFSKIQP